Proteins from one Bacillus carboniphilus genomic window:
- a CDS encoding SRPBCC domain-containing protein, which yields MSLNAISSRVENDRVLVLERTFDAPRDLVFKMFKDAEHLKHWWGPSGWELPVCHIDFRPGGIWHYCMKCMDQNQGEFYGMESWGKAVYKDIIEPETIIYTDYFSDAEGNVDENLPSTEVTLEFIDLDGKTKLVNRAQYVSAEALKTVTDMGMLQGITETWNRLEEHLNAIK from the coding sequence ATGTCATTAAACGCAATAAGCTCAAGAGTAGAGAACGACCGTGTATTAGTACTGGAGCGTACTTTCGATGCACCACGTGATCTCGTTTTCAAAATGTTTAAAGATGCTGAGCACCTAAAGCATTGGTGGGGACCTAGTGGTTGGGAACTACCGGTTTGTCACATTGATTTTCGTCCGGGTGGTATTTGGCACTACTGCATGAAGTGTATGGATCAGAATCAAGGTGAATTTTACGGTATGGAATCATGGGGTAAAGCCGTTTACAAAGACATTATCGAACCGGAGACAATCATTTATACCGATTATTTTTCGGATGCAGAAGGCAATGTAGACGAGAACCTGCCATCGACCGAGGTTACATTAGAATTTATCGATCTTGATGGAAAAACGAAGTTAGTAAACCGTGCTCAATATGTGTCCGCAGAAGCTCTCAAGACGGTTACAGACATGGGTATGTTACAAGGCATCACCGAAACGTGGAACCGTCTGGAGGAACATCTGAACGCGATTAAATAA
- a CDS encoding metalloregulator ArsR/SmtB family transcription factor translates to MNVQTFSALAEPNRLDIVELLLSGPLPVGEIAKQLNLNQPQTSKHLRVLSDAGLIEVKPAANRRIYSLRPEPLQELDVWLDSYRRMWESRMDRLDDYLQEIQGKKTLT, encoded by the coding sequence ATGAATGTACAAACCTTCAGTGCCCTGGCTGAACCCAATCGGCTTGATATCGTCGAACTTCTTCTAAGTGGGCCGCTACCAGTAGGTGAAATTGCGAAGCAGTTAAATTTAAACCAGCCCCAAACCTCTAAACATCTTCGTGTATTAAGCGACGCTGGTCTAATTGAAGTCAAGCCAGCAGCTAATCGGCGAATATATAGTCTAAGACCAGAACCGCTTCAAGAGTTGGATGTGTGGCTTGATTCATACCGTCGAATGTGGGAATCGCGGATGGATCGGTTGGATGATTATCTACAAGAAATCCAGGGAAAAAAAACACTAACTTGA
- a CDS encoding DUF3231 family protein — protein MLNIWETIMDAMNSQTDQDKDQPLHVGEVMACWLYLSGLEIAKVSVQAGLNTTSDDELKAILEEDAKLGTSQRERLHNFMIKEGIPLPSSPEDMPESDPNDIPNGVKLTDDVIANELSLKIASLIVHAATAASESIRTDVGLLFVQFQAEKFAFATRLKHLMRKRGWIKVPPFYVPPGSKQ, from the coding sequence ATGTTAAATATATGGGAAACCATTATGGATGCTATGAATTCACAGACAGATCAAGACAAAGATCAACCTCTTCATGTGGGAGAAGTCATGGCGTGCTGGTTGTACTTATCAGGACTAGAGATAGCAAAGGTTTCTGTCCAAGCAGGTTTAAACACAACATCAGATGATGAACTTAAAGCCATTCTTGAAGAGGATGCGAAACTAGGAACTAGTCAAAGGGAACGCCTACATAATTTCATGATTAAGGAAGGGATTCCGTTACCATCATCACCAGAAGATATGCCAGAATCAGATCCCAATGATATTCCTAACGGTGTTAAATTAACGGATGATGTGATAGCAAACGAGTTATCTTTAAAAATTGCAAGTTTAATTGTGCATGCTGCAACTGCTGCTTCCGAATCGATTCGTACCGATGTTGGTTTATTGTTTGTTCAATTTCAAGCAGAAAAATTTGCTTTCGCTACTAGACTAAAGCATTTAATGCGTAAACGTGGATGGATTAAAGTCCCACCATTTTATGTTCCACCTGGTTCTAAACAATAA
- a CDS encoding YncE family protein translates to MSYPNIPNTTPLLSISTEQTIPLLLTSIAFEELALAHIINSQAEELQFMLGTLPTGINLSPTAISIPELLAINSSVQRTLRDVIKKEMLLEFYFENVLDLMKKSSTLPISKCEDFVYVTHPNFNSVSVIESASNTIIDTIHGFSFPHKVAITPDGARAYVTDEGNNTVAYLDTATNTIIDTISGFFSPAEIAITPDGARAYVVNSSNSTISVIDLETNTITDTISGFSFPPEIAFTPDGTRAYVPNPSSSTVSVINTATNMVSETISGFSFPRGIAITPNGNHAYVVNATNNTVSVLDITTNSISDIISGFASPYRVGITPNGTQAYVLNQNGTVSVIDTTTNSISDTVAGFSTPNDVAFTSDGMYAYVVDSGNDTVLVIDTTTNTISDTISGFSNPFGIAIGMVCTTQ, encoded by the coding sequence TTGAGCTATCCTAATATACCCAATACCACTCCTCTTCTGTCCATTTCAACTGAACAAACGATTCCCCTGCTTTTAACTTCGATTGCATTTGAGGAACTAGCATTAGCTCATATTATCAATTCTCAGGCAGAGGAACTTCAATTTATGTTGGGAACTTTACCTACAGGTATAAACCTTTCACCTACAGCGATTTCAATTCCTGAACTTTTAGCTATAAATTCAAGTGTACAAAGAACACTTCGTGATGTTATTAAAAAGGAAATGCTATTAGAGTTCTATTTTGAGAATGTTTTGGATTTAATGAAAAAATCTTCTACTCTTCCTATCTCTAAATGTGAGGACTTTGTTTATGTCACACACCCAAATTTCAACTCAGTTTCTGTTATTGAATCTGCTTCCAATACTATTATTGATACGATTCATGGCTTTTCTTTTCCTCATAAGGTAGCCATTACACCTGATGGAGCTCGAGCTTATGTCACTGATGAAGGCAATAACACCGTCGCATACCTTGATACTGCCACCAATACCATTATCGATACGATTTCGGGCTTTTTTTCACCTGCCGAGATAGCCATTACACCTGATGGAGCTCGAGCTTATGTTGTCAATAGTTCTAATAGTACAATCTCCGTTATTGATCTAGAAACTAATACTATTACCGATACCATTTCGGGCTTTTCTTTTCCTCCTGAAATAGCTTTTACTCCTGATGGAACTCGGGCTTATGTGCCCAATCCGTCGAGTAGTACAGTCTCAGTTATAAATACTGCTACTAACATGGTCAGTGAAACGATTTCAGGGTTCTCGTTCCCTCGTGGTATTGCTATAACACCTAATGGTAATCATGCCTATGTGGTAAACGCTACTAATAACACAGTTTCTGTCCTTGATATTACAACCAATTCTATTAGCGATATCATTTCAGGCTTTGCTAGTCCATATAGAGTAGGGATTACACCTAATGGCACTCAGGCTTATGTTCTGAATCAGAATGGTACAGTCTCGGTCATTGACACTACCACTAATTCCATAAGCGATACGGTTGCTGGTTTTTCTACTCCTAATGATGTAGCTTTTACATCTGATGGAATGTACGCCTATGTAGTAGATTCGGGTAATGACACAGTCTTAGTCATTGATACTACCACTAATACCATCAGCGATACCATTTCAGGGTTTTCTAATCCATTTGGGATTGCAATTGGAATGGTTTGTACTACTCAATAA
- a CDS encoding DUF6220 domain-containing protein has product MKKGKLAERIFGILAGAFVLCLLIQVFIAGLAIFVDPAKWHVHKVFIHLFEIIPVAMVIIAFVGKMPRWAIGQSAALVGFIFLMYFSANITPVWPWAAAAHPVLALVLFWMGIKLTKDTFLYLKRSDVN; this is encoded by the coding sequence GTGAAAAAAGGGAAACTTGCCGAACGAATTTTTGGAATATTGGCAGGGGCGTTTGTTCTTTGCCTTTTGATACAAGTCTTTATAGCAGGGCTTGCGATATTTGTTGATCCAGCGAAATGGCATGTTCATAAAGTTTTCATTCATTTATTTGAAATCATACCGGTTGCCATGGTGATTATAGCGTTTGTTGGAAAAATGCCAAGATGGGCCATTGGGCAAAGTGCGGCTCTGGTTGGATTTATTTTCTTGATGTACTTTTCAGCGAATATAACGCCTGTATGGCCGTGGGCGGCAGCCGCGCATCCGGTTTTGGCATTAGTGCTGTTTTGGATGGGAATCAAGTTAACGAAGGATACATTTTTATATTTAAAAAGGAGCGATGTAAATTGA
- a CDS encoding DUF5957 family protein, translated as MRSWTIVGVALICGLFAGLILSEIIGIIGYVIFGQEIGIKYLPFILAIAGVGFVLVLGTEGTGTLSHKQKNSQQ; from the coding sequence TTGAGAAGTTGGACTATTGTAGGTGTTGCTCTAATCTGTGGACTTTTTGCTGGGCTTATTCTTTCAGAGATTATAGGGATAATTGGATACGTCATTTTCGGCCAAGAGATTGGTATTAAGTACCTTCCTTTCATCCTTGCGATTGCGGGTGTAGGGTTTGTTTTGGTGTTAGGGACAGAGGGGACAGGAACCCTGTCCCACAAACAAAAAAACTCACAACAATGA
- a CDS encoding phosphatase PAP2 family protein, with protein sequence MVQKSNQLYFLSLCLFLFTVLFTDRIIQNEFNLADQSVQSWAVSISNPIITNFMSAVTLLAKTEMLALMSATTFIYFAVKKYLHYIFLFLFVMGGGVVITFLMKISIERDRPGETFYVDFWGLGSDIISYSYPSGHAAKGLLFFGFLIYYVQLELKDRIIKATSTILMVLIIILIGFGQIILDRHYLSDVIGGYLVASAWILICLAVMESKRMKHRLGAGPPTF encoded by the coding sequence GTGGTACAGAAGAGCAATCAGTTGTACTTTTTGTCTCTTTGTTTGTTCCTATTTACGGTTCTTTTCACCGATCGAATTATTCAAAATGAGTTTAATTTGGCCGATCAGTCCGTTCAAAGCTGGGCGGTTTCGATTTCTAATCCGATTATTACCAACTTCATGAGCGCTGTCACTTTATTAGCGAAAACAGAAATGCTGGCACTAATGTCTGCGACCACGTTCATCTATTTTGCTGTAAAAAAATATCTCCACTATATTTTTCTGTTCCTATTCGTAATGGGTGGGGGCGTAGTGATCACGTTTCTAATGAAAATTTCGATTGAACGGGATCGTCCTGGTGAAACCTTTTATGTAGATTTTTGGGGATTAGGTTCAGATATTATTTCGTATAGTTATCCCAGTGGTCATGCTGCAAAAGGGCTATTATTCTTTGGATTCCTCATTTATTATGTGCAGTTGGAACTGAAAGACCGTATCATAAAAGCAACTTCCACGATATTGATGGTTCTCATCATTATCCTCATCGGATTTGGTCAAATTATCTTGGATCGGCACTATCTATCTGATGTGATTGGTGGGTATTTGGTTGCTTCTGCATGGATTTTAATCTGTTTAGCTGTGATGGAGTCTAAACGGATGAAGCATCGATTGGGTGCCGGACCTCCAACTTTTTAG
- a CDS encoding glycosyltransferase, which yields MYKKLIAVALIFSITFLNTAFVSVSEAKQDTRQICLNEKVISLKYGMQKLWIEHAWWTRSLIVSDLADAEDQEEVLERLLQNQVEIGNIIKPYYGEKAGNKLTDLLKEHIVIAGELVDAAKVKDQKKVDLLNKELFRNADDIVAFLTSANPNWDKKLLTEMFYKHLELTIDEVVLRLKKDWKGDIRTADMNEEHLIEMGDMLTDGIVKQFPEQFK from the coding sequence ATGTACAAAAAGCTAATTGCAGTCGCTCTTATTTTTTCAATTACGTTTTTGAACACTGCTTTCGTTTCAGTTTCGGAAGCAAAGCAGGATACCCGCCAAATTTGCTTGAACGAAAAGGTCATTAGTTTAAAGTACGGTATGCAGAAGCTCTGGATAGAGCATGCATGGTGGACTAGAAGTTTAATTGTAAGTGATTTGGCTGATGCTGAGGACCAAGAGGAAGTGTTAGAAAGGTTACTACAAAACCAAGTGGAGATCGGAAACATTATTAAGCCTTACTACGGTGAGAAGGCAGGTAATAAGCTAACAGATTTGTTAAAGGAGCATATTGTTATTGCAGGAGAGTTGGTTGATGCCGCGAAGGTGAAAGATCAGAAGAAAGTGGATTTGTTAAATAAAGAATTGTTCCGAAATGCAGATGACATCGTCGCATTTCTAACAAGTGCTAATCCAAATTGGGATAAAAAACTACTGACTGAGATGTTCTACAAACACTTAGAACTAACTATTGATGAAGTGGTCTTACGTTTAAAGAAGGACTGGAAAGGCGATATTCGAACTGCAGATATGAACGAGGAGCACCTTATTGAAATGGGCGATATGCTGACAGATGGAATTGTGAAACAGTTTCCGGAACAGTTTAAATAA
- a CDS encoding MFS transporter has protein sequence MGYTPQEVQRNEKLSIFNGASSIIVLSLISGFIPLFAIEVLNATNSQIGLISSLPSIMMIMSMIPGAYWLSRAESKKKFTGVNIFAARFLFMLLLFVPLIPVSNPAWILVVIIALMNFPIALATLSWQSLIGDLIPDARRGQFFSERSRILTIVGMIVTFVAGVFLNLFDKSNPLPFQLLFGIGFGFGILEVYFLMRHVEHKEKQKPVQQKLFKNLTMTFKHKPYLYFLTCAMLFNFGWQMAWPLFSIYQINDVHATALWISIFTVANQLAQIASYKWWGKSADKWGNSTMLFICALGMTTAPIITIMTKNFYVLTLTNLWTGLFVSGTTLLLFNQLLRVSPGENRTAFLANYNLMIAIIGCFAPQLGVLLLEHLGMIKSMSISSVFRLIGGLSFLFLAFYFERKKGGTVGTGTLSQ, from the coding sequence ATGGGCTATACACCGCAGGAAGTTCAGAGGAATGAGAAGCTAAGTATATTTAACGGAGCTTCTTCGATTATCGTTTTAAGTTTGATTAGTGGATTTATTCCGTTATTTGCTATTGAGGTCTTGAATGCGACCAATTCCCAGATTGGTTTAATTAGTTCATTACCGTCGATTATGATGATTATGTCCATGATTCCAGGTGCCTATTGGCTGAGCCGTGCGGAATCTAAGAAAAAGTTCACGGGGGTTAACATATTTGCAGCTCGCTTTTTATTTATGCTGCTTCTCTTTGTGCCGTTGATTCCAGTTTCCAATCCAGCTTGGATTTTGGTTGTTATTATTGCATTGATGAACTTTCCGATTGCCCTTGCTACTTTATCATGGCAGTCACTTATAGGTGACCTAATACCAGACGCAAGAAGAGGTCAGTTTTTTAGTGAAAGAAGTAGAATTCTGACCATCGTAGGAATGATTGTCACATTCGTAGCTGGTGTATTTCTCAACCTTTTCGATAAAAGTAACCCTCTTCCCTTCCAACTTTTGTTTGGAATAGGGTTTGGTTTCGGTATTTTAGAAGTTTATTTTCTAATGAGGCATGTAGAACATAAAGAAAAACAGAAGCCCGTTCAGCAAAAGTTGTTTAAAAACTTAACCATGACATTCAAACACAAGCCTTATCTATATTTTTTAACATGTGCAATGCTGTTTAACTTCGGTTGGCAAATGGCGTGGCCACTTTTTTCAATCTACCAAATTAACGATGTTCACGCTACAGCTCTTTGGATCAGTATTTTTACTGTAGCGAATCAACTCGCTCAAATCGCAAGCTATAAATGGTGGGGAAAATCGGCGGATAAATGGGGAAATTCAACGATGCTCTTTATCTGTGCACTCGGGATGACAACGGCTCCCATCATCACCATCATGACAAAAAATTTCTATGTCTTAACATTAACCAACCTTTGGACTGGTCTCTTTGTATCCGGGACAACTCTACTTCTATTTAACCAGCTGCTTCGCGTTTCACCAGGTGAGAACCGTACAGCATTTCTAGCAAACTATAACCTTATGATTGCCATCATCGGGTGCTTCGCTCCACAGCTAGGCGTCCTCCTATTAGAACACCTAGGGATGATCAAATCCATGTCCATCTCATCCGTCTTTCGTCTAATCGGTGGACTCTCCTTCCTGTTTTTAGCCTTCTACTTCGAACGAAAAAAAGGTGGGACAGTGGGGACAGGAACCTTGTCCCAGTAG
- a CDS encoding alpha/beta hydrolase, whose protein sequence is MHYVRKGMGEPLVLIHGFLGTHRMFEKVIDTLAKTFDVIAIDLPGHGKSPVSKDIQTVYDYAKEIVAFLQALDIDKATWIGHSLGGYIVYAATDRYSQHLTSAAAVYSTPEADDSVTKRQRAISIQKIQKNGIAAFSEERIPSYFADDANPEDVRFATELAKETSVGGAIRAIGAMRDRPDQTEVLSGVQLPFFILRGTKDQWDGNFHIAKPSKFVRFAETNTSHMGMLDNPTEFIEVLQEFLKGT, encoded by the coding sequence TTGCATTATGTTCGTAAGGGAATGGGTGAGCCACTTGTGCTGATTCATGGCTTCTTAGGCACTCATCGAATGTTTGAAAAAGTCATAGATACTCTAGCAAAAACTTTTGATGTGATTGCAATTGATCTACCAGGTCATGGTAAATCCCCCGTTTCTAAAGACATTCAGACTGTATATGATTATGCAAAGGAAATTGTGGCATTTCTCCAGGCTTTGGATATAGATAAAGCGACGTGGATTGGTCATTCACTTGGTGGTTACATTGTTTATGCAGCAACAGATCGTTATAGCCAGCACCTAACTAGTGCTGCTGCCGTATACTCCACGCCTGAGGCAGATGACTCTGTCACTAAAAGACAAAGGGCAATCTCCATTCAAAAAATACAAAAGAATGGGATTGCAGCCTTTTCCGAAGAACGCATTCCCTCATACTTTGCTGATGACGCGAATCCTGAGGATGTTCGTTTCGCTACTGAATTGGCAAAAGAGACATCTGTAGGAGGTGCTATTCGTGCAATTGGAGCAATGCGTGATCGCCCTGATCAAACCGAGGTACTGAGTGGTGTACAATTACCGTTCTTTATCTTGCGTGGAACAAAAGACCAATGGGACGGCAATTTTCACATAGCGAAGCCGTCCAAGTTTGTTAGGTTTGCTGAAACCAACACCTCACATATGGGTATGTTAGATAATCCAACTGAATTTATAGAAGTGCTACAAGAGTTTTTAAAAGGAACGTAA
- a CDS encoding nucleoside triphosphate pyrophosphohydrolase, protein MPVYNKLVRDRIPEIIAKSGKIFETRILADQEFMKELKMKAQEEFNEYLETDSDKDAVEELSDLLEVVYALAKVHGASVELLEKARKQKADARGAFEEKVFLVKVED, encoded by the coding sequence ATGCCAGTCTATAACAAGCTTGTCAGAGATCGAATTCCCGAGATTATAGCGAAATCTGGCAAAATTTTCGAAACTAGAATTCTAGCAGACCAAGAGTTCATGAAGGAATTAAAAATGAAGGCTCAAGAGGAATTTAATGAGTATCTTGAAACGGATTCCGACAAAGATGCGGTCGAAGAGCTTTCAGATTTACTAGAAGTCGTATACGCACTAGCAAAAGTTCACGGAGCATCCGTGGAATTACTAGAAAAAGCTCGTAAGCAAAAAGCAGATGCAAGAGGTGCATTTGAGGAAAAAGTATTTTTAGTAAAAGTAGAAGATTAG
- a CDS encoding DUF3231 family protein, whose amino-acid sequence MNTTHLSASEKAYLWTNYVVDSMAICCIQYFIETSEDEDIKKVLEYALGLSQIHTKKVAEIFSEEDHPIPIGFTSEDVNLNAPKLFADEFILLYVHQLANLGLTFYSKALGMVAREDVHAFYKECLGSSSELNSRTKELLLNKGLYVRPPYIPDREEPEMIQYIGFLKGFLGEKRPLTSLEIANLFFNVQTVEVVKTLLIGFAQVTETKDVRDFLTRGKELGTKVLQQLRSVLEDADLGSSSPWYTYVSDSKISPFSDKLIMFHGAILNGAGIEQYGFSLATIMRRDIGAKYAQLITEMMTYADDGMNLMIKNGWMEQPPMAVKRTKQ is encoded by the coding sequence ATGAACACCACACATCTTTCAGCTTCTGAAAAAGCCTATCTATGGACAAATTATGTGGTGGATAGTATGGCAATCTGTTGTATTCAATATTTTATCGAAACTAGTGAAGATGAGGACATTAAGAAAGTCTTAGAATATGCTCTAGGACTGTCTCAAATACATACTAAAAAAGTGGCCGAAATATTTTCAGAAGAGGACCATCCGATCCCAATTGGTTTCACCAGTGAGGATGTAAATCTGAATGCACCCAAGCTATTTGCTGATGAATTTATTCTGTTATATGTTCATCAGCTGGCTAATTTAGGATTGACCTTTTACTCTAAAGCTTTGGGCATGGTAGCACGTGAGGATGTCCATGCTTTTTATAAAGAATGTTTAGGCTCTTCCTCCGAGTTGAATTCACGAACTAAAGAGCTCTTACTTAATAAAGGATTGTATGTCAGACCCCCTTATATTCCAGATCGTGAAGAACCTGAAATGATCCAATACATAGGGTTCTTAAAGGGATTTTTAGGAGAAAAGCGACCTTTAACTTCTTTAGAAATCGCAAACCTATTTTTTAACGTACAAACAGTTGAGGTTGTAAAGACATTACTAATTGGTTTTGCACAGGTTACTGAAACGAAAGACGTAAGAGATTTTTTAACACGGGGTAAAGAACTCGGTACAAAAGTGTTACAACAGCTACGGTCAGTTCTAGAAGATGCAGATTTAGGAAGTTCATCACCATGGTATACGTATGTGTCGGACTCTAAAATATCACCGTTTTCTGACAAACTGATTATGTTTCATGGAGCCATTCTAAACGGTGCTGGAATTGAACAATACGGCTTCAGTTTAGCTACGATTATGCGTCGCGATATCGGAGCAAAATACGCACAGCTGATAACGGAAATGATGACATATGCAGATGATGGAATGAATTTGATGATAAAAAATGGTTGGATGGAACAACCTCCAATGGCTGTAAAAAGAACTAAACAGTAA
- a CDS encoding DUF3231 family protein codes for MKDKTKLSFNVSEMSSLWTQYINDSVIICTCGYFLEKVEDEEIQPIIEKVFRIAKQNLTFLKDLFQKEGFPVPQGFTEEDVNYNAPRLFSDTFALTYIKNLSMLSLLANATALGLVTRPDVVAFHENMLKEAVSVHSETRELLLKQGTYVKPPYIPIPDKVGFVTKQNFLDGLVGKKRPLTSIEISHLYFNVQTNAFGKAMIIGLAQTSQDQRVKKLLLRGKDISQKHLELFRDILQGENLPAPSGWDATVMDSTTQVFSDKLTLFHVGAMIAAGVGNYGTAMAASPRKDIALKYASLIPEISTYAEEIAEFLIDKGWMEEPPMSCNRDELIKEGKKE; via the coding sequence ATGAAAGATAAAACAAAATTATCATTTAATGTATCCGAAATGTCTAGCTTATGGACGCAATATATAAATGACTCGGTCATAATCTGTACTTGTGGGTATTTTCTAGAGAAGGTTGAGGATGAAGAAATACAGCCGATTATCGAGAAAGTTTTTCGGATTGCTAAACAAAATCTCACTTTCCTAAAGGATCTATTTCAAAAAGAAGGATTTCCAGTCCCACAAGGGTTTACGGAAGAGGATGTGAACTATAACGCACCTAGACTGTTTTCAGATACGTTTGCCCTCACGTATATCAAGAACTTATCTATGCTTTCCTTGCTTGCAAATGCAACAGCTTTAGGTTTGGTTACTAGACCGGATGTGGTCGCTTTTCACGAAAACATGCTAAAAGAAGCAGTGAGTGTTCATTCTGAAACGAGAGAGCTACTACTAAAGCAAGGTACATATGTCAAACCACCGTATATTCCAATCCCTGATAAAGTTGGATTTGTAACGAAACAAAATTTCTTAGATGGGTTAGTTGGAAAAAAGAGACCTTTGACTAGCATTGAGATTAGTCATTTGTATTTTAATGTTCAAACGAATGCTTTTGGAAAAGCCATGATTATTGGTCTTGCCCAAACGTCGCAGGATCAAAGGGTCAAAAAGTTGTTACTTCGTGGAAAGGACATTTCTCAGAAGCACCTGGAACTTTTCAGAGATATCTTACAAGGGGAAAACCTTCCTGCTCCAAGTGGGTGGGATGCCACAGTAATGGATAGTACGACACAGGTTTTTTCAGATAAACTCACATTGTTTCATGTTGGAGCCATGATTGCAGCAGGGGTTGGAAATTACGGAACGGCAATGGCAGCAAGCCCGAGAAAGGATATCGCATTAAAATATGCCTCTCTCATTCCGGAAATCTCAACCTATGCGGAGGAGATTGCAGAGTTCCTAATTGATAAGGGATGGATGGAAGAACCGCCAATGTCATGTAATCGGGATGAATTAATAAAAGAAGGAAAAAAAGAATAA
- a CDS encoding GntR family transcriptional regulator yields the protein MIINSDGTKPIYVQIAEWLETEILNEHIKSDEKMYSQYQLAEMFNINPATAAKGLNILADGDILYKKRGLGMFVTPHARDVILSRRKNQILKLLVRDLVMEAERLKVSKEELIEMIRFEGKEGDGE from the coding sequence ATGATTATTAATTCGGATGGTACGAAGCCAATTTATGTGCAGATTGCGGAGTGGTTGGAGACGGAGATTTTGAATGAGCATATTAAAAGCGATGAGAAGATGTATTCTCAGTATCAGCTTGCGGAGATGTTTAATATCAATCCAGCTACGGCCGCAAAGGGTTTGAACATATTGGCCGATGGAGACATTCTGTATAAAAAACGTGGGTTAGGCATGTTTGTGACACCACATGCACGAGACGTCATATTATCGCGACGAAAAAATCAGATCTTAAAACTGCTCGTTCGTGACCTGGTTATGGAAGCAGAAAGGCTGAAGGTTAGTAAAGAAGAATTGATTGAAATGATTCGTTTTGAAGGGAAAGAGGGGGATGGAGAATGA